The genomic DNA CATTCTCGGCCTGAGTGCTACCCCCCATGTATTTCCCGATCATCATGCTTTCCAGCCTGCGGATCTGGCGTTTGCCGATGGACTGCCAGTGCTGATGACCGAGAAAGATGCGGTAAAATGTGCCCCCTTTGCCGAGCCTCACTGGTGGTACCTGCCGGTGACGGCCAGTCTGCCAGAAGGGTTGCTGGAACAGATGCTGGACCGGGCGCTGGGAAAGGACTAGTTGCAAGCTACAAGCTTCAACGCGGAATAGGCTTTGTTTTATTGTGAGCGTTGCTGGTCGCGCTTGATCTCTGGTCGCGGCTGATGTGTTTCAGAGACAACAATCCTTTGCTCGCGTTGTAGCTTGTGGCTTGTAGCTTGAAGCTTTACTGAATGAGGTTTTCTGATGAGTTTTTATGTGGTGGTGCCTGCCCGGTACGCATCGACCCGTTTACCGGGTAAACCGCTGGCCGATATCGCCGGCAAGCCCATGGTGGTGCGGGTGGCGGAACGGTGCCAGCAGAGTGAGGCGGGACAGGTCTATGTGGCCACCGACGATAACCGCATTGCTGATGCTCTGGATGGGCAGGTGCCGGTGGTGATGACCCGGGAGGATCACCCCTCCGGTACCGATCGTCTTCAGGAAGTAGCCGCCAAACTGGAATTGGCCGATGACGATATCATTGTCAATGTGCAGGGGGACGAGCCGCTGATCCCGCCGTCGGTGATCAACCAGGTGGCTGCCAACCTGGCCGCTAATCCTGCCTGTCAGATGGCCACCCTGTGTGAACCTATCGAAGACGCCGATCACCTGTTCAACCCCAATGTGGTGAAAGTGGTGTTCGATGATGATGGTCGAGCGCTGTATTTTTCCCGGGCGCCGATTCCCTGGGATCGTGATGCCTTTGCGGATGGGGGGCGTGATATCAGTGCTGGTCAATGGTGGCGGCATATCGGTATCTATGCCTATCGGGTGTCTTTTTTGCATCAGTATGTGCAATGGCCGCCGGCCACACTGGAGCAACTGGAATCTCTGGAGCAGCTCCGCGCCATGGCCAATGGGGTGGCCATTCATCTGGCACCGGCCATTGAGGCAGTACCGGGTGGGGTCGATACCCAGGCGGACCTGGAGCGCCTGCGCGCGCAACTGGGAGGACGGGGATGACGGTATCCGTACTCTTTGTCTGTCTCGGTAATATCTGTCGTTCGCCCACCGCTGAAGCGGTCTTCCGGGAGCGGGTGATAGCCGCCGGGCTGGAAGAGCACATCCTTATCGACAGCGCCGGTACCGGTGACTGGCATATCGGCCGAGCCCCTGATCCGCGAACCCGGGAAGCGGCGGCCCGCCGGGGCTACCAGATGGATTCCCTGCGTGCTCGCCAGGTGGGTCCGCAGGATTTCTATGAATTCGACGTGGTGCTGGCCATGGACAATGCCAACCTGGCGGATCTACAGGCCATGCAACCGGCGGATGTGACCGTGACCCTGGGTCGGTTTCTGGACTACTCCAGCGAGACGTCCGTGAGCGAGGTGCCGGATCCCTACTATGGCGGCGAGGACGGCTTTGACCGGGTTCTGGATTTGATTGAAGGCGGCGCCGACGGACTGCTGGATGCACTGCGAGAGCGCCTATGAATCAGCTCCAGCCACCGCTAGTGGAAACGGATGCGGATCTGAGCACGCTCAATACCCTACGCCTGCCTGCCCGTGCCCGACGACTGGCCAGGCCAGATACCCTGGATGCCCTCGAACAGGTGCTGGCCGAGCGTGACCCGGCCGAGCCGTTACAGGTGATCGGCGAGGGCAGCAATCTGGTTATCAATGAGGATTTACCCGGTCTTACCCTGTGTCCGGCCATGGATGGTATGGCTCGGGTGAAAGAGGACGTGCAGTTTGTCTGGGTCGCCGCCGGGGCCGGGGTGCACTGGGATGACCTGGTGGCCTGGACGGTTGAGCAGGGCTGGCAGGGGCTGGAAAACCTGTCGCTGATTCCCGGCACCGCCGGGGCGGCACCGTTCCAGAATATCGGAGCTTATGGAGTGGAGTTGTCCCAGGTGCTGGAACAGGTCACGGTAATGGAAGTGGCCACCGGCCGGGTGACGCACTTTGCCGCCGAAGACTGTGAATTTGCGTACCGGGACAGTCGCTTCAAAAGCCGTGATCGGGGTCGTTACGTGATTACCGGTATCGAGCTGCGCCTCAACAAGGTACCGGCCTGCAATGTGAGTTACGGGCCGTTGAAAGAGCACTTTGGCCATTTGCCTGCCGAAGAGGTATTACCGGCGGCGGTGCGCGAGCGGGTGATTGCTGTGCGCCAGAGTAAACTGCCGGACCCGGCGGTGCTGGCCAATGCCGGCAGCTTTTTCAAAAACCCGGTGGTGAGCATCGACAAGGCGGGGCAACTGAAAAAAAGCTTCCCGGGTCTGGTCGGCTATGAGCAGCCCGAGGGCATCAAGTTGGCTGCTGGCTGGCTGATCGAAAGGGCTGGCTGGAAAGGGCGTCGACTTGGCCCTGTGGGCATGCACAGCGAGCAGGCCCTGGTGCTGGTCAACCACGGCGGTGCCACCAGCGAGGATGTGCTGGCACTGGCCTCTGCCGTGCGTCGGGATGTGTGGGAGCGGTTTGGCGTCAGCCTGGAGCAGGAACCGATCCTGCTGCCGTAGAAGAGTGCTTGCACACGAAAGGTTCGGCTGCGAGCAGCCTCATCGGAACGCCGGATTTCTCGTCACCGTCACAGATTGCGCAGGGTGCACTGAGCCAGAGGCGAACTACACTCTACGTTTTGGAAGCTGCGGGTGTTTGCGCCCACAAAAAAAAGCCCCGCTCAAGAGAGCGGGGCTTTTTTATGGTGAAGAGTCGGCTTGCCTCAGGATTCTGAGGAAGCGTCCTCTTCTGCGGCCTTGGCAGCGGCTGCCGCTTCGGCCTGTTGCTGCCGACGGCGCTGGCGCGGGTCATTGCTGGCCCGGCCCATTTCTGCGGCGGC from Alcanivorax sp. includes the following:
- the kdsB gene encoding 3-deoxy-manno-octulosonate cytidylyltransferase; protein product: MSFYVVVPARYASTRLPGKPLADIAGKPMVVRVAERCQQSEAGQVYVATDDNRIADALDGQVPVVMTREDHPSGTDRLQEVAAKLELADDDIIVNVQGDEPLIPPSVINQVAANLAANPACQMATLCEPIEDADHLFNPNVVKVVFDDDGRALYFSRAPIPWDRDAFADGGRDISAGQWWRHIGIYAYRVSFLHQYVQWPPATLEQLESLEQLRAMANGVAIHLAPAIEAVPGGVDTQADLERLRAQLGGRG
- a CDS encoding low molecular weight protein-tyrosine-phosphatase, translating into MTVSVLFVCLGNICRSPTAEAVFRERVIAAGLEEHILIDSAGTGDWHIGRAPDPRTREAAARRGYQMDSLRARQVGPQDFYEFDVVLAMDNANLADLQAMQPADVTVTLGRFLDYSSETSVSEVPDPYYGGEDGFDRVLDLIEGGADGLLDALRERL
- the murB gene encoding UDP-N-acetylmuramate dehydrogenase, which gives rise to MNQLQPPLVETDADLSTLNTLRLPARARRLARPDTLDALEQVLAERDPAEPLQVIGEGSNLVINEDLPGLTLCPAMDGMARVKEDVQFVWVAAGAGVHWDDLVAWTVEQGWQGLENLSLIPGTAGAAPFQNIGAYGVELSQVLEQVTVMEVATGRVTHFAAEDCEFAYRDSRFKSRDRGRYVITGIELRLNKVPACNVSYGPLKEHFGHLPAEEVLPAAVRERVIAVRQSKLPDPAVLANAGSFFKNPVVSIDKAGQLKKSFPGLVGYEQPEGIKLAAGWLIERAGWKGRRLGPVGMHSEQALVLVNHGGATSEDVLALASAVRRDVWERFGVSLEQEPILLP